The Nitrososphaerales archaeon genomic sequence TGTCTTTCTCTGTTTATCAGGTTTTTCTTCTGATATTCAGCAAGGATGTCCTTGGGCTCCATGCCGAGCTCTATAGAAGTGTGCACTACAAAATGCCATATATCTATAAGTTCTTCTCGCGCCTTCTCTTCATCAAACTTTACAGGCGTTTTCCACCACTTCCAGTTTGTCAACGTTTGCAGCTC encodes the following:
- a CDS encoding dUTPase, translating into MEDTLDAIFRMQKEFATMIRHNRFPAIREERISNLCTAIIHEAVELQTLTNWKWWKTPVKFDEEKAREELIDIWHFVVHTSIELGMEPKDILAEYQKKNLINRERQINGY